The following proteins come from a genomic window of Populus nigra chromosome 6, ddPopNigr1.1, whole genome shotgun sequence:
- the LOC133697867 gene encoding uncharacterized protein LOC133697867, translating to MKSQGNVNDGKNTRPTKAEGKTTAIITTAGMSTKAKKKGKSTAVQKVEEERENTGGESTQMVMENLQCWEDQWPWFRGIVDEQMSWGSIWLPFWDVDYTGEACREMFSDVVWDDDIWNLKGIDKIPDE from the coding sequence ATGAAGAGTCAAGGAAATGTTAATGATGGTAAAAATACGAGACCAACTAAGGCTGAAGGTAAAACAACTGCAATTATAACGACAGCAGGGATGAGTACAAAGGCGAAAAAGAAGGGCAAGAGCACTGCGGTTCAGAAGGTGGAAGAGGAGAGGGAGAATACAGGTGGTGAATCGACTCAGATGGTGATGGAGAATTTACAATGTTGGGAGGATCAATGGCCATGGTTTAGGGGTATTGTGGATGAGCAAATGTCATGGGGGTCCATTTGGTTGCCATTTTGGGATGTGGACTATACGGGCGAGGCTTGTCGAGAAATGTTCAGTGATGTTGTCTGGGATGATGATATTTGGAACTTGAAGGGTATTGACAAGATACCAGATgaatag
- the LOC133697768 gene encoding uncharacterized protein LOC133697768, translated as MNHCAIQQNAFSTREEIRSSVSVPVSDRRDPVVCPKPRRLGLLNNYPARSIRFQLSHQSELCDSKVGNEFLDIILAKGGYGVDNQSFCKQVASSPPPFFCGSPPSRVANPLIQDARFGDEKFFPLSPVTPIPPTMDLSSSSSSPRKGGLVRANFGNKPVVRIEGFDCLDRDCRNCSIPALA; from the exons ATGAATCACTGTGCGATCCAACAAAACGCCTTTTCAACCCGGGAAGAGATTCGGAGCTCCGTTTCAGTTCCAGTCTCGGACAGGAGAGACCCAGTGGTTTGCCCCAAACCCAGACGGCTCGGTCTGTTAAACAACTACCCTGCCAGGTCTATCAGATTTCAGCTCAG CCACCAATCAGAGCTTTGTGATTCAAAAGTAGGGAATGAGTTTTTGGACATAATCCTCGCCAAG GGTGGTTATGGTGTGGATAATCAATCTTTTTGCAAACAAGTAGCCTCGTCGCCGCCCCCATTTTTTTGCGGGTCGCCGCCAAGCAGAGTAGCTAACCCATTAATTCAAGATGCTAGATTTGGGGATGAGAAATTCTTCCCCCTCTCACCGGTCACGCCTATACCACCTACGATGGATTTGTCATCTTCATCGTCATCTCCAAGGAAAGGAGGATTGGTTCGGGCAAATTTTGGAAACAAACCAGTGGTGAGAATTGAGGGGTTTGATTGCCTTGACAGGGATTGTAGAAATTGCAGCATCCCTGCTTTGGCTTAA
- the LOC133695786 gene encoding uncharacterized protein LOC133695786 isoform X2, giving the protein MNSTGHIEKDATNATYCVYNSDVATGYGVGAFLFLLSSESLLMGVTRCMCFGRSLAPGGDRAWSIIYFVSSWATFLVAEACLIAGAQKNAYHTKYVGMIYAQNFACETLRKGVFIAGAVFVVATMILNVYYYMYFSKATATKAALKTNRTSSVGMTGYA; this is encoded by the exons ATGAATAGCACT GGCCATATTGAAAAGGATGCAACAAACGCTACATACTGTGTCTACAACTCTGATGTTGCAACTGGTTATGGAGTGGGCGCTTTCTTATTTCTTCTTTCAAGTGAGTCACTATTGATGGGTGTCACAAGATGCATGTGTTTTGGGAGATCACTAGCCCCTGGTGGAGATCGAGCTTGGTCCAtcatatattttgtttcatCATG GGCGACTTTTCTGGTGGCAGAAGCATGTTTAATTGCAGGTGCACAGAAAAATGCCTATCATACCAAGTATGTTGGGATGATCTATGCTCAAAACTTTGCCTGTGAAACATTGCGGAAAGGTGTTTTTATTGCTGGAGCAGTGTTTGTGGTGGCAACAATGATTCTGAATGTATACTACTACATGTATTTCTCCAAGGCTACTGCCACCAAGGCAGCTCTCAAAACAAATCGTACAAGTTCTGTTGGGATGACTGGCTATGCTTAG
- the LOC133695786 gene encoding uncharacterized protein LOC133695786 isoform X1, with protein MGEGKGSTLVHLLVVVLCLVAFGFAIAAERRRSTGHIEKDATNATYCVYNSDVATGYGVGAFLFLLSSESLLMGVTRCMCFGRSLAPGGDRAWSIIYFVSSWATFLVAEACLIAGAQKNAYHTKYVGMIYAQNFACETLRKGVFIAGAVFVVATMILNVYYYMYFSKATATKAALKTNRTSSVGMTGYA; from the exons ATGGGAGAGGGAAAAGGGTCGACTCTGGTTCACCTTCTAGTGGTGGTTCTGTGTCTGGTTGCCTTTGGGTTCGCCATTGCTGCTGAAAGACGCAGAAGCACT GGCCATATTGAAAAGGATGCAACAAACGCTACATACTGTGTCTACAACTCTGATGTTGCAACTGGTTATGGAGTGGGCGCTTTCTTATTTCTTCTTTCAAGTGAGTCACTATTGATGGGTGTCACAAGATGCATGTGTTTTGGGAGATCACTAGCCCCTGGTGGAGATCGAGCTTGGTCCAtcatatattttgtttcatCATG GGCGACTTTTCTGGTGGCAGAAGCATGTTTAATTGCAGGTGCACAGAAAAATGCCTATCATACCAAGTATGTTGGGATGATCTATGCTCAAAACTTTGCCTGTGAAACATTGCGGAAAGGTGTTTTTATTGCTGGAGCAGTGTTTGTGGTGGCAACAATGATTCTGAATGTATACTACTACATGTATTTCTCCAAGGCTACTGCCACCAAGGCAGCTCTCAAAACAAATCGTACAAGTTCTGTTGGGATGACTGGCTATGCTTAG